In the genome of Fervidobacterium thailandense, one region contains:
- a CDS encoding bifunctional folylpolyglutamate synthase/dihydrofolate synthase, which produces MSKFIDALKYLYFTRPYNTMKLGLFRIEQLLSQMGNPHLGVKFFHVTGSNGKGSVTTFLEYLTHEHGKSVTGYYSPHLSTILERFKYNTVPIDETLFVDALEVVRPHAERLDQFGPEFSPSFFEFVTAMYFYITKKLGAEFGSVEVGLGGRFDATNVLTPEVSVITTISLEHTNVLGDTVEQIAFEKAGIVKPGKPVVIGQMPEGAKNVIKQIAQERGSKVYEYGKDFVAEVVKLDFNKNIYNYYGDTKIENIPVKLNGKHQLYNVAVALKAFELVLKPDEDAVRSAFEKAFIPGRFEEIEGIIFDGAHNPQAAEAFVENLDLYFPNKTRAVLFGILDDKDKENVLRFIGPRCQAMIVTRPPSKRAMKVEETFEIAKRYCQKVILEPDPLKAVEILKNSEAEVKFVTGSFYLVGLLRSYVMNGKVSEELILGGA; this is translated from the coding sequence TTGAGTAAGTTTATCGATGCTCTGAAATACCTGTACTTCACAAGACCGTATAACACGATGAAACTCGGTCTGTTCAGAATAGAACAACTCCTTTCCCAAATGGGCAACCCCCATTTGGGAGTTAAATTCTTCCACGTGACCGGTTCGAACGGTAAGGGAAGTGTGACCACATTCCTGGAGTATCTCACACACGAACATGGTAAAAGTGTTACGGGATATTACTCACCGCACCTCTCTACGATTCTCGAAAGGTTCAAGTATAACACCGTACCGATCGACGAAACACTCTTTGTGGACGCTCTCGAAGTCGTTAGGCCACACGCAGAACGACTCGACCAGTTCGGACCGGAGTTTTCTCCCAGTTTCTTCGAATTTGTAACGGCTATGTATTTCTACATAACCAAAAAACTGGGAGCCGAATTCGGCAGCGTGGAAGTTGGGCTAGGGGGCCGGTTCGACGCTACGAACGTTCTAACACCGGAAGTTTCGGTGATAACCACGATCTCGCTGGAACACACAAACGTCCTGGGAGATACAGTTGAACAAATTGCCTTCGAAAAGGCGGGTATCGTGAAACCTGGCAAACCTGTCGTGATTGGCCAGATGCCGGAAGGTGCGAAAAACGTTATAAAACAAATCGCGCAGGAGCGCGGTTCAAAGGTTTACGAATACGGAAAGGACTTCGTAGCCGAAGTGGTTAAACTCGACTTTAACAAAAACATCTACAATTACTACGGTGATACTAAGATTGAAAACATTCCAGTGAAGTTAAATGGCAAGCATCAGCTGTACAACGTTGCCGTTGCGTTAAAAGCTTTCGAACTTGTACTTAAACCCGACGAAGATGCGGTCAGGAGCGCTTTTGAAAAGGCCTTCATACCTGGACGTTTCGAAGAGATCGAAGGAATCATCTTCGATGGTGCTCACAACCCACAGGCAGCCGAAGCTTTCGTTGAAAACCTGGATCTGTACTTTCCCAACAAAACCCGCGCGGTACTCTTTGGTATTCTCGACGATAAAGACAAGGAAAATGTCCTAAGGTTCATTGGTCCTCGCTGTCAAGCAATGATAGTTACCCGTCCGCCGTCAAAACGTGCGATGAAAGTGGAAGAAACATTCGAGATTGCAAAGAGGTACTGCCAAAAAGTTATCCTCGAACCCGATCCACTAAAAGCCGTTGAAATCCTCAAAAATTCTGAAGCGGAAGTAAAATTTGTGACCGGTTCCTTCTATTTGGTTGGACTCCTGAGAAGTTACGTAATGAACGGAAAAGTAAGCGAAGAACTGATTTTGGGAGGTGCATAG
- the rsfS gene encoding ribosome silencing factor — MEVLRKLKERLDKKEAIDIVILDMSRTRLLTDYFVICTANSNTHLKSLRDEVVEFFEEIGKPLIYYDRGEGYDWILVDAGEIVVHIFLKHAREFYDIEHLWIDAERVRV, encoded by the coding sequence TTGGAAGTTTTGAGGAAGCTCAAAGAGAGGTTGGATAAAAAGGAAGCAATCGACATTGTTATCCTGGATATGTCGAGGACAAGGTTACTGACAGACTATTTCGTCATATGCACGGCAAACAGCAACACGCATCTCAAGAGCTTGAGGGATGAAGTTGTTGAGTTTTTCGAGGAGATAGGCAAACCTCTCATTTACTACGATCGCGGTGAGGGATACGACTGGATTTTGGTAGATGCCGGTGAGATCGTGGTGCACATCTTCCTGAAACATGCGCGCGAATTCTACGATATCGAACATCTCTGGATCGATGCGGAGAGGGTAAGAGTTTAG
- a CDS encoding amidohydrolase yields the protein MLLKNVAILRNSNSLEFGDIRIDGRFIAEIGQNLVPHQSEEVLDFRGSKCVSVGFVNTHTHSPMSLLRAFAEDLPFNEWLFEKILPAEERLTPEAVYYGTMVSMMEMVSHGVVAFCDMYFHMDAVAQAVADFGMKAVLTRGLVDENGDDNGRLEEALKLYEKWHGFDDRIFVGLGPHAPYTCSKPYLRRILDIAKVNDMLVTMHFFENSWEREKYSPEEIMRLGFDEVHFLPVHCVHLNSEELKLLSNSYPSINVVSNMKLGNGVPPVAEMLKEGLKLTIGTDGPSSNNSLNPLFDTRVMVLTQKMSNPENVKVTQAYTILTKHGYEALRLNGGELAPGMPADLILIDLFNPQLQPINRALENLIHTFDGRVFATMVNGKFVYYDGKFPTIDALEVLERFTTFSRMVTGTEN from the coding sequence ATGCTGCTAAAAAACGTTGCAATACTAAGAAATTCTAACTCTTTGGAGTTCGGGGATATCAGAATTGACGGAAGATTCATCGCGGAAATAGGTCAGAATTTGGTTCCTCATCAATCCGAAGAAGTCCTTGACTTCAGAGGTAGTAAATGCGTTTCTGTGGGATTTGTAAACACACACACGCACTCACCCATGTCTCTTTTAAGAGCCTTCGCCGAGGATCTCCCGTTCAACGAATGGCTTTTCGAAAAGATACTCCCAGCAGAGGAGAGATTAACTCCTGAAGCGGTTTACTATGGAACGATGGTTTCGATGATGGAAATGGTTTCTCACGGTGTTGTCGCATTTTGCGACATGTACTTTCACATGGATGCAGTTGCCCAGGCCGTAGCTGATTTTGGTATGAAGGCCGTTCTAACGAGGGGACTCGTTGACGAAAACGGTGATGACAACGGACGGTTGGAAGAAGCCTTGAAGCTCTACGAGAAATGGCACGGGTTTGACGACAGAATTTTCGTTGGCCTTGGCCCACACGCGCCTTACACATGTTCAAAACCCTACCTTCGAAGGATTTTAGATATCGCAAAAGTGAACGATATGCTTGTAACTATGCATTTCTTTGAGAATTCCTGGGAAAGGGAAAAGTACTCACCTGAAGAGATAATGCGCTTAGGATTTGACGAAGTTCACTTCCTGCCCGTACATTGTGTACACTTGAATTCTGAAGAACTTAAGCTTTTGTCAAACTCCTATCCATCCATCAACGTGGTAAGTAACATGAAACTGGGCAACGGTGTACCCCCGGTCGCCGAGATGCTCAAGGAAGGTCTAAAACTCACGATTGGTACGGACGGCCCTTCAAGTAACAACTCCCTTAACCCGTTGTTCGACACGCGCGTGATGGTGCTGACACAAAAAATGAGTAACCCGGAGAACGTAAAAGTTACGCAGGCTTACACCATACTCACAAAGCACGGTTACGAAGCCCTCAGATTGAATGGTGGAGAACTCGCTCCGGGAATGCCCGCGGATTTAATTTTGATAGATCTGTTTAACCCCCAACTCCAACCCATAAACCGCGCACTTGAAAACCTCATCCACACGTTCGACGGCCGCGTTTTTGCAACGATGGTAAATGGCAAGTTTGTCTACTACGATGGTAAGTTCCCCACGATAGACGCTCTGGAGGTGCTCGAACGATTTACGACTTTCTCGCGGATGGTTACAGGTACAGAAAACTGA
- a CDS encoding TIGR01212 family radical SAM protein (This family includes YhcC from E. coli K-12, an uncharacterized radical SAM protein.): MSVELKKKYGERVQRLPLNAGFTCPNRENGKPGCFFCDETGSGFTTFAGITIKEQIQLMKERYRKKGIKKFIAYFQNYTNTYAPLEILEQTYVQALDEDVVQLDIATRPDCINEEILEMLKRISQRYNISVSLDMGLQTANYHTLVKINRGHTLAEYINAVLMVKKFGFEIVSHVILNLPGDNMLDVIESAKILSALRVDGVKIHSLYIVEGSMFGEMYKRNQLEICSLETYVDRVVRFLENLSPRITIHRLVADPPTTGTLFGNWGKSKLEIVNMIERKLEDDDTYQGKRAKVI, from the coding sequence CTGAGTGTTGAACTTAAGAAAAAGTACGGTGAGAGGGTCCAGCGTCTACCACTGAACGCTGGCTTCACGTGTCCCAACAGGGAAAACGGTAAACCTGGGTGTTTTTTCTGCGATGAAACGGGGAGTGGCTTTACGACCTTCGCTGGAATAACCATCAAAGAACAAATTCAACTGATGAAGGAGCGTTACAGGAAGAAAGGTATAAAAAAGTTCATTGCTTACTTCCAAAATTACACGAACACGTACGCTCCGCTTGAAATACTTGAGCAGACCTACGTTCAAGCATTGGACGAAGACGTAGTGCAACTGGACATCGCAACCCGACCGGATTGCATCAACGAGGAAATTCTCGAGATGTTGAAGAGGATAAGCCAAAGATATAACATATCGGTCTCTCTTGACATGGGCCTTCAAACCGCCAATTACCACACCCTTGTGAAAATCAACCGAGGTCACACACTTGCAGAGTACATTAACGCAGTACTGATGGTAAAAAAGTTCGGTTTTGAAATCGTCTCGCACGTCATTTTGAACCTCCCAGGCGACAACATGCTCGACGTGATCGAATCGGCGAAGATACTCTCAGCTCTCCGTGTTGATGGTGTGAAGATTCACTCTCTTTACATCGTGGAAGGTAGCATGTTCGGGGAGATGTACAAGAGAAACCAGCTCGAGATATGCTCTCTCGAAACTTACGTTGACAGGGTTGTCAGATTTCTGGAGAACCTCTCACCACGCATAACAATCCACCGACTTGTGGCGGACCCACCAACGACTGGTACGTTATTCGGCAACTGGGGAAAATCGAAGTTGGAGATAGTCAACATGATCGAAAGAAAGCTTGAAGATGATGATACTTATCAAGGCAAACGCGCAAAGGTTATCTAA
- a CDS encoding ABC transporter substrate-binding protein — protein MKKLLVMLGVLLVAFTFAFDPTVYVSATIGEPDTLDPHLAYDTASGEVIYNVYENLIAYKGRSVSEFEPRLATEVPSVKNGLIKDGGKTYIFPIRKGVKFHNGNPLTPEDVEYSFERGLLYDPEGGPMWMLWYALFGTHSRDEALEEFVGKPVSEIFDAKTGEPKPEYRQKLIDFYKQVVDPAIEVQGDNVVIKLKRPYGPFMNIIAQSANWAAILDKETCIKIGLWDGKADTWWKWKDMKKEESPLYAWTNGTGPFKLAEWDRKQQKVTLVANEQYWRGAPKLKKVIIWGIDEWSTRKAMLERGDADSIAVVLEYLDQLRGNKDIQIIENIPTLSVTVVAFNWSVNPSSKYIGSGKLDGNGIPPDFFNDIYARKAIAAAINYDALIRDVLKGFGKRIPTALPEGLLGFDPSLPLYKFNLTEVRNNLMKAWNGQAWAKGFKFSVAYNQGNVARQRVAEMIKMYLEMAAPGKAKIDVQPLQWPTFLDATKRGELPVFILGWLADFPDPDNFIFTYYHSKGDYSGRQGENFRKFVSTPRKELGGKSLDDLIEQAAAETDPQVRAKLYLQIQKFVIDNCISVPVYQPLGVRVQRTWVKGWYDNPMRPGMDFYVVWKEK, from the coding sequence GTGAAGAAGCTCTTGGTGATGCTTGGCGTTTTGCTGGTTGCGTTCACCTTTGCTTTTGATCCAACGGTTTACGTCTCCGCTACGATTGGTGAACCAGATACTCTTGACCCACACCTTGCGTATGACACGGCTAGTGGAGAGGTTATCTACAACGTCTACGAGAACTTGATTGCTTACAAGGGTAGGAGCGTCAGTGAGTTCGAACCGAGGTTGGCTACCGAGGTTCCAAGCGTTAAGAACGGTCTTATCAAAGATGGTGGAAAGACGTACATTTTCCCGATCAGGAAGGGCGTCAAGTTCCACAACGGTAACCCGTTGACACCCGAGGATGTTGAGTACTCGTTCGAAAGAGGACTGCTCTACGATCCAGAGGGCGGTCCAATGTGGATGCTTTGGTACGCACTGTTCGGAACGCACTCGAGGGACGAAGCACTTGAAGAGTTCGTTGGCAAACCTGTAAGCGAAATTTTCGACGCCAAGACTGGTGAACCGAAGCCCGAGTACAGACAAAAGTTGATCGATTTCTACAAACAGGTTGTTGACCCAGCTATAGAGGTTCAAGGTGACAACGTTGTAATCAAGCTCAAGAGGCCGTACGGACCGTTCATGAACATCATCGCTCAGAGTGCAAACTGGGCTGCGATACTGGACAAAGAAACTTGTATCAAAATCGGGCTTTGGGATGGTAAGGCCGATACTTGGTGGAAATGGAAGGACATGAAGAAGGAAGAATCTCCACTTTACGCTTGGACAAACGGTACCGGTCCGTTCAAGCTTGCAGAGTGGGATAGGAAACAGCAGAAAGTCACACTCGTAGCCAACGAGCAGTACTGGAGAGGAGCTCCAAAACTTAAGAAAGTTATCATTTGGGGTATCGACGAGTGGTCAACAAGGAAAGCGATGCTTGAACGCGGTGATGCAGACTCGATAGCCGTTGTTCTCGAGTACCTTGACCAACTTAGGGGTAACAAGGACATTCAGATAATCGAGAACATACCAACACTTTCCGTGACGGTCGTCGCGTTCAACTGGTCGGTCAACCCGTCGAGCAAGTACATCGGTAGTGGTAAACTTGACGGAAATGGTATCCCACCCGACTTCTTCAATGACATCTACGCAAGGAAGGCAATTGCTGCTGCAATCAACTACGATGCTCTCATCAGGGACGTTCTGAAAGGATTCGGTAAGAGGATTCCAACGGCATTGCCCGAGGGATTGCTCGGATTTGATCCATCGCTTCCACTCTACAAGTTCAACCTTACGGAAGTTCGGAACAATTTGATGAAGGCTTGGAATGGACAAGCCTGGGCAAAGGGATTCAAGTTCAGCGTTGCGTACAACCAGGGTAACGTGGCACGCCAGAGGGTTGCAGAAATGATCAAGATGTACCTTGAGATGGCCGCACCCGGTAAGGCAAAGATCGATGTGCAACCACTGCAATGGCCAACATTCTTGGATGCTACAAAGCGTGGAGAACTCCCGGTCTTCATCCTTGGATGGCTTGCAGACTTCCCAGACCCGGATAACTTCATATTCACCTACTACCACAGCAAAGGTGACTACTCTGGAAGACAGGGTGAAAACTTCAGAAAATTTGTCAGCACTCCAAGGAAGGAACTCGGTGGCAAGAGCCTTGACGACCTGATCGAGCAAGCAGCTGCTGAAACCGATCCACAAGTTAGGGCAAAATTGTACCTCCAGATCCAGAAGTTCGTCATTGACAACTGCATCAGCGTACCGGTTTATCAACCACTTGGTGTCCGCGTCCAGAGAACGTGGGTCAAGGGTTGGTACGACAACCCGATGCGACCTGGTATGGACTTCTACGTCGTCTGGAAGGAGAAATAA
- a CDS encoding redoxin domain-containing protein: MLLVGCKVKDFELFSHNLERVKLSEQQEPVVLVFYPGAFTSVCERELCTFRDSLAKFNNLGVTVLGISVDSPFANKAFAEKNRLNFRLLSDFGAKVSREYCGVHEDFLGVPGFVVSKRAVFVIKNGEIKYSWISDDPGKEPPYEEVFALLKSI; the protein is encoded by the coding sequence ATGTTGTTAGTAGGATGTAAAGTTAAAGACTTCGAGCTTTTCAGCCACAACCTGGAGAGGGTAAAGCTGTCAGAACAACAAGAACCGGTGGTCCTTGTCTTTTATCCCGGTGCGTTCACCAGTGTTTGCGAACGCGAGCTTTGCACGTTCAGGGACTCTTTGGCAAAGTTCAACAACCTGGGGGTTACCGTTCTGGGTATCAGCGTAGACTCACCGTTTGCAAATAAGGCGTTCGCAGAAAAGAACAGACTCAACTTCAGGCTGTTGTCGGATTTCGGTGCGAAGGTTTCCAGGGAATACTGCGGCGTGCACGAAGATTTTCTCGGAGTACCCGGATTCGTCGTTTCAAAGAGAGCCGTCTTTGTTATCAAAAACGGGGAAATAAAGTACTCTTGGATCAGTGACGATCCAGGCAAAGAACCACCGTACGAGGAAGTTTTCGCACTTTTGAAGAGTATTTAA
- a CDS encoding ferritin, whose product MIPEKVLKVLNEQVGKELYSAYLYLSMATYFDAEDLQGFAHWMKVQAKEELGHAMKIYEYIYERGGRVELPALEKPRCQWDSPLEAFKQALEHERFITSSIHNILELARAENDHPTANFIQWFVKEQVEEEAQVEFIVRKLQKLGDSPVALYMLDKDLGNRAE is encoded by the coding sequence ATGATACCTGAGAAGGTTTTGAAAGTATTGAACGAGCAAGTTGGTAAGGAACTGTACTCGGCGTACCTCTACCTTTCCATGGCAACGTACTTCGATGCCGAGGATTTGCAAGGATTCGCGCATTGGATGAAAGTCCAGGCAAAAGAGGAACTCGGCCACGCGATGAAGATTTATGAGTACATCTATGAAAGAGGTGGGCGAGTCGAACTGCCCGCTTTGGAAAAACCCAGGTGTCAGTGGGATTCACCACTTGAAGCCTTCAAACAAGCTCTCGAACATGAAAGATTCATAACCTCGAGTATACACAACATTCTTGAGCTGGCACGTGCAGAGAACGATCATCCAACGGCGAATTTTATCCAGTGGTTTGTAAAAGAACAAGTTGAGGAAGAAGCACAAGTTGAATTCATCGTTAGAAAACTTCAGAAATTGGGAGATTCGCCTGTGGCACTCTATATGCTCGACAAGGACTTGGGAAACAGAGCAGAGTAA
- a CDS encoding endonuclease V: MENVYLNDQAVQRFVEIQQRLSKRVVLQELLDEHVNLIGGMDVTYVNDFALGVLVVLDRSLNLVSVYCSEKKVTFPYVPGLLAFRELPVLLDCFFKAKKQGQVPDIVFLDGQGIAHPRRLGIASHFGILVNLPTIGVAKKRLYGVCKNEPLLGFPEPLLDRNGDVLGYCYIPKPRASPVYISPGHLCDPESALRVTTKMFRGYKLPEPTRLAHHYTQLLRLEKLRKQQ; encoded by the coding sequence ATGGAGAACGTTTACTTAAATGACCAAGCTGTGCAAAGGTTTGTTGAGATTCAGCAGAGGTTATCGAAGAGGGTGGTATTACAAGAACTGTTGGATGAGCACGTTAATTTAATTGGCGGAATGGATGTTACATACGTTAATGATTTTGCACTGGGTGTGCTTGTTGTTCTCGATAGAAGTTTAAACTTAGTTTCCGTCTACTGTTCTGAGAAGAAGGTAACGTTTCCATACGTACCCGGTTTGTTGGCGTTTCGTGAACTGCCGGTTTTACTTGACTGTTTTTTCAAAGCGAAAAAACAGGGACAGGTACCGGATATAGTATTCTTGGACGGACAAGGTATTGCGCATCCGCGAAGACTGGGAATTGCAAGTCATTTTGGTATATTAGTTAACCTCCCGACGATCGGTGTAGCAAAAAAACGACTGTACGGTGTGTGTAAGAATGAACCTTTGCTTGGATTCCCAGAACCACTTCTTGACCGCAACGGTGATGTTTTGGGGTACTGCTACATACCAAAACCACGCGCTTCGCCGGTGTATATCTCACCTGGTCACCTGTGTGATCCAGAGAGTGCTCTCAGGGTAACCACAAAAATGTTCCGTGGATATAAATTGCCAGAACCTACTCGTTTAGCTCATCATTACACACAGTTGCTGAGATTGGAAAAGCTGAGAAAACAACAGTAA
- a CDS encoding SLC13 family permease: MEFLVLATFFIVLYFVITERLNKTVIAMAGGLTLLAIRVFPDPYEGLKESLDINTILFLIGMMIFVRVMEQSGIFQYLAIKTVKIAGTSVFKLFFALTFIVAFVSSFIDNVTTILIFVPVTFAITDILGLDPVPFVLGEIFASNIGGTMTPIGDPPNILITSAAKIPFSEFAEFMVPVNLLILFLVDLVLVVIYREQFSNKFPKEFIAGFDESKVIKSQRRFVQSALFMLFIVVLFVFQKQLKLESSIIGLIAGFFGLLLFEREEITPFLEKVEWEVIFFFIGLFIITGAMEHVGVMSRIAHWLVDISRGSRPFLGSLLVWISGIISGFVDNIPFTATMIPVLKELPQINPSAFSHIHPFWFALSLGACLGGNMTPVGASANVVGLSLLKKYKEREVRFVEFLKIGTVVTLISLLVSNLYFFFLLRVL; this comes from the coding sequence ATGGAATTTCTCGTTCTTGCAACGTTTTTCATCGTTTTGTATTTCGTTATCACCGAAAGACTTAACAAAACAGTTATCGCGATGGCTGGGGGTCTCACGCTACTTGCCATCCGCGTCTTCCCAGACCCTTACGAAGGTTTGAAAGAATCGCTTGACATAAACACGATTCTGTTTCTCATCGGTATGATGATATTTGTTAGGGTAATGGAACAATCGGGGATATTTCAATACCTGGCCATTAAGACTGTCAAGATCGCTGGTACGAGTGTCTTTAAACTCTTCTTTGCACTCACTTTCATTGTGGCTTTCGTTTCATCTTTCATAGATAACGTGACTACTATTCTAATTTTCGTTCCGGTGACGTTTGCAATTACCGACATTCTCGGGCTCGATCCTGTTCCTTTTGTACTCGGTGAAATTTTTGCATCGAACATCGGTGGTACGATGACTCCTATTGGTGACCCACCGAACATCTTGATAACTTCGGCGGCGAAAATCCCGTTCTCTGAGTTTGCAGAGTTCATGGTCCCAGTAAACTTGTTGATATTATTCCTGGTTGACCTTGTACTCGTGGTTATCTATAGAGAACAATTTTCGAATAAATTTCCAAAAGAATTCATTGCTGGTTTCGACGAAAGCAAGGTTATTAAAAGTCAAAGGCGCTTTGTTCAGTCGGCGTTGTTTATGTTATTCATAGTCGTTCTCTTCGTCTTTCAAAAGCAACTGAAGTTAGAAAGTTCGATAATCGGACTCATCGCTGGATTTTTCGGTTTGCTTCTCTTTGAAAGGGAAGAAATTACTCCGTTCTTGGAAAAGGTGGAGTGGGAGGTCATATTCTTCTTCATCGGATTGTTTATAATCACAGGCGCTATGGAACATGTTGGAGTCATGTCAAGAATCGCACACTGGCTCGTCGATATTTCCAGAGGTTCACGGCCATTCCTGGGAAGTTTGCTCGTCTGGATTTCCGGCATTATCTCCGGATTCGTTGACAACATTCCTTTCACGGCGACGATGATCCCCGTTCTCAAGGAGCTCCCGCAAATAAATCCTTCAGCCTTCTCACACATACATCCGTTCTGGTTTGCTCTATCACTTGGGGCGTGTCTCGGTGGTAACATGACTCCCGTTGGTGCGTCGGCGAACGTCGTCGGACTCTCGTTGCTGAAGAAATACAAGGAACGGGAAGTAAGGTTCGTCGAATTTCTTAAGATAGGTACCGTTGTGACGTTGATTAGCTTGCTGGTCTCTAATTTGTATTTCTTCTTCCTACTTCGCGTGCTTTGA
- a CDS encoding SLC13 family permease, whose translation MKLLVLLMYVLSYLFIVLRPNIAPVTTMLFGLTSVLLVGWMNLADFSRLVDFNTMFVLIGMMITVSILKERGVFSAIAERIVKLGKGKILTIVTLVYVSIFFLSAFLDNVTTILIFIPILLYICDISGIDYKLVTANAIFFSNLGGMTTAIGDPPNIVIYSASRLSFVAFILYLMPIGFLIAVATLVVTLRDMGRVDLRMEEKEQYSTPSRVLLMLIPFGLVVFGMAFHEVLELELGIVALFGALILMFSERKSFQEIASEIDWDTLFLIAGLYLLDAAIERLGLFLPLITILKPFARSVLLSVGVLWGSIVLTGFLSALPVTMIMLAVVKKLILYGASTKLYWALALGVGIGGNLTPVASMCNIVGNNVILRYKNERISFGEFMKASLKPVLTGGIISSVYLLLLK comes from the coding sequence TTGAAGTTACTCGTTCTGCTCATGTACGTTTTATCTTACTTGTTCATCGTATTGCGACCGAACATAGCTCCGGTTACGACGATGCTTTTCGGATTAACTTCTGTCCTACTCGTCGGTTGGATGAACTTAGCCGATTTTTCACGGCTTGTCGATTTCAATACGATGTTCGTTTTGATTGGCATGATGATAACTGTCTCCATACTGAAAGAACGAGGTGTCTTCTCCGCGATAGCAGAGCGTATAGTTAAGCTTGGGAAAGGAAAGATCTTGACGATCGTCACACTGGTTTACGTATCTATTTTCTTCCTCTCGGCGTTCCTGGATAATGTTACCACCATTTTGATTTTCATCCCCATCTTGCTGTACATTTGTGATATTTCGGGGATCGACTACAAGTTGGTTACGGCCAACGCGATATTTTTCTCTAACCTCGGTGGTATGACGACGGCCATTGGTGATCCACCAAACATCGTTATCTACTCGGCCTCGCGGTTGAGTTTCGTCGCCTTCATATTGTACCTCATGCCGATTGGATTTCTGATTGCCGTTGCAACGCTCGTAGTTACCTTGAGGGACATGGGACGTGTCGATTTGAGGATGGAGGAAAAGGAACAGTATTCCACTCCCAGTAGAGTACTCCTGATGCTGATCCCCTTTGGACTTGTTGTTTTCGGTATGGCTTTCCACGAAGTCTTGGAACTTGAGTTGGGAATCGTCGCCCTTTTTGGCGCGTTGATATTGATGTTTTCGGAAAGGAAGAGTTTTCAAGAGATTGCGAGCGAAATCGATTGGGACACGTTATTCCTGATCGCGGGCCTTTACTTGCTCGATGCGGCAATTGAAAGGTTGGGGTTGTTCCTACCATTGATCACGATCCTGAAGCCTTTTGCCCGTTCGGTTCTCCTCAGCGTTGGTGTTCTTTGGGGTTCGATAGTCTTGACGGGCTTTCTGAGTGCTCTCCCGGTTACCATGATAATGCTCGCGGTGGTGAAGAAGTTGATTTTATACGGTGCAAGTACGAAGCTCTACTGGGCTCTCGCTTTGGGTGTGGGGATCGGTGGCAACTTAACACCAGTGGCTTCGATGTGTAACATTGTTGGAAACAACGTAATTCTAAGGTACAAAAACGAGCGGATAAGTTTTGGAGAATTCATGAAAGCTTCATTGAAACCAGTGTTGACAGGTGGTATAATTTCGAGTGTGTACCTACTTTTGCTAAAATGA